In one window of Thermodesulfobacteriota bacterium DNA:
- a CDS encoding N-acetylmuramoyl-L-alanine amidase: MGKYLLSFCVLLISISFSAAANGAGPRESGHMVVVIDPGHGGEDTGAKGPSGLEEKHVTLRLALGLAEALKKRDDIRVLLTRTADVFIPLEERTAFANRNGADLFISIHANAALNKDAVGIETFFLSFEATDEDARRLAAFENSAGQLGGARQAAAGAEDDLKSILLDLANTMSHHESSSFAEVVHTTMVGGTGRENRGVKQAPFTVLVGATMPAVLIEVGFISNPSEEKWLSRTDGQAKLAESIAEGILSFKDALARKRGYIEVSGRD, from the coding sequence ATGGGAAAGTACCTCCTCAGCTTCTGCGTTCTGCTCATATCCATCTCTTTTTCCGCGGCAGCAAACGGCGCGGGGCCGAGGGAGTCCGGCCACATGGTGGTCGTCATCGACCCGGGGCACGGCGGAGAGGACACCGGCGCAAAGGGGCCTTCCGGCCTCGAGGAGAAGCACGTGACCCTCAGGCTCGCGCTGGGGCTCGCGGAAGCGCTTAAGAAAAGGGACGACATAAGGGTGCTCCTAACCAGGACCGCCGACGTCTTTATCCCTCTGGAGGAGAGGACGGCCTTCGCGAACAGGAACGGAGCGGACCTTTTTATAAGCATACACGCCAATGCCGCATTGAACAAGGACGCCGTCGGCATAGAGACCTTTTTCCTTAGCTTCGAGGCCACGGACGAGGACGCAAGGAGGCTTGCGGCCTTTGAGAACAGCGCCGGGCAGCTTGGCGGCGCCAGGCAGGCGGCAGCGGGCGCGGAGGACGACCTCAAGAGCATACTCCTCGACCTCGCGAACACGATGTCGCACCACGAGAGCTCGTCCTTTGCCGAAGTGGTACACACGACGATGGTCGGCGGCACCGGCAGGGAGAACCGCGGCGTCAAGCAGGCCCCGTTCACGGTGCTCGTGGGCGCGACCATGCCCGCCGTGCTCATAGAGGTCGGCTTCATCTCGAACCCGTCCGAGGAAAAATGGCTTTCAAGGACCGACGGCCAGGCAAAGCTGGCCGAATCGATAGCCGAAGGCATATTGAGCTTCAAGGACGCGCTCGCAAGGAAAAGGGGGTATATTGAAGTCAGCGGCAGGGATTGA
- a CDS encoding XTP/dITP diphosphatase codes for MKLVIATRNRGKAKEIAAMLEGAGVEAVSLNEYPSLALPPETGRSFRENALLKARFVAEATGLPALSDDSGLEVDALSGAPGVFSARYAGEGATDADNCAKLLAALEGVPEDKRTARFRCAVAFVEPGNTEEVFEGEFEGKIAAEPRGRGGFGYDPVFIVPGTGLTVAELKPGEKDRISHRAMALSAFREFLCARQSRRKEE; via the coding sequence ATGAAGCTCGTCATCGCCACCAGGAACAGGGGCAAGGCGAAGGAGATCGCGGCCATGCTCGAAGGCGCCGGGGTCGAGGCCGTATCCCTTAACGAATACCCTTCGCTCGCCCTCCCGCCGGAGACGGGCCGGAGCTTCAGGGAGAACGCGCTCTTAAAGGCCCGCTTCGTCGCTGAGGCCACGGGGCTTCCCGCGCTTTCCGACGATTCGGGTCTCGAGGTGGACGCGCTCTCCGGTGCGCCAGGCGTTTTTTCCGCAAGGTATGCCGGCGAGGGCGCGACCGACGCCGACAATTGCGCCAAGCTCCTGGCCGCGCTCGAAGGCGTGCCGGAAGACAAAAGGACCGCGCGCTTCAGGTGCGCGGTCGCCTTCGTCGAGCCGGGCAATACGGAAGAGGTCTTCGAGGGCGAGTTCGAGGGGAAGATAGCCGCGGAGCCGAGAGGCAGAGGCGGTTTCGGCTATGACCCTGTCTTCATCGTGCCGGGAACCGGGCTCACGGTTGCGGAGCTTAAGCCCGGGGAAAAGGACAGAATAAGCCACAGGGCAATGGCGCTCAGCGCTTTCCGGGAGTTCCTGTGCGCAAGGCAATCGAGGAGAAAAGAAGAGTAG
- a CDS encoding HAD-IIB family hydrolase, producing the protein MKPVIFTDLDGTLLDSGYSFGPATAALKRISEEAIPLVLVTSKTRSEVERIREKLGNRHPFITENGGGVYIPRSYFPFPVNGEELDGLVQMRLGSDYGELRRALDSIRAVSGKAVKGFGDMTVEEVGVLTGLGPEDAALSKEREFDEPFLMEGASPEEARKLVEAAGYSFTMGRLFHITGPSDKGKAVETLIPMYRALYGRISTIGLGDGPNDAPFLKKVDYPVLVMNEDGGYCDVGDMPGVVRAEGVGPSGWARAVTGILDSIRSSSEGYTC; encoded by the coding sequence ATGAAACCGGTAATCTTCACCGACCTCGACGGCACGCTCCTTGATTCAGGATACTCATTCGGGCCCGCTACCGCGGCCCTCAAGAGGATTTCGGAAGAGGCGATCCCGCTGGTTCTCGTTACGAGCAAGACCCGGAGCGAGGTTGAACGAATACGGGAAAAGCTCGGCAACCGCCACCCGTTCATAACCGAGAACGGCGGGGGGGTATACATACCGCGCTCGTACTTCCCTTTTCCAGTGAATGGGGAGGAACTGGACGGGCTCGTGCAAATGAGGCTCGGCTCCGACTACGGGGAGCTGCGCCGCGCCCTCGATTCCATAAGGGCCGTTTCCGGGAAGGCCGTAAAGGGCTTCGGAGACATGACTGTTGAGGAGGTCGGGGTCCTCACCGGCCTCGGCCCGGAGGATGCCGCGCTCTCGAAGGAGAGGGAATTTGACGAGCCCTTCCTCATGGAAGGCGCCTCCCCTGAGGAGGCGAGAAAGCTCGTCGAGGCTGCCGGGTATTCGTTCACAATGGGGCGGCTCTTCCACATTACCGGGCCCAGCGACAAGGGCAAGGCCGTCGAGACGCTCATTCCGATGTACAGGGCCCTTTACGGCAGGATATCGACGATCGGGCTGGGAGACGGGCCGAACGACGCGCCGTTCCTTAAAAAGGTCGACTACCCGGTGCTGGTCATGAACGAGGACGGGGGCTATTGCGACGTAGGGGATATGCCTGGGGTCGTGAGGGCTGAGGGCGTAGGCCCGTCCGGCTGGGCCAGGGCAGTGACCGGCATACTCGACTCAATCAGGTCCTCTTCCGAAGGGTATACCTGCTGA
- a CDS encoding glycosyltransferase: MKTRTETAEGEIQASNLPDRADIVVGIASYNNSRTIGHVVRAVDAGLAKYFPSERAVIINSDGGSNDKTPEIVISASVDHKAVFLSHRIHPVNRITTPYHGIPGKGSAFRTIFKMASALGAKACCVVDADLRSITPEWIELLLSPVYKEGFDFVAPLYARHKYDGTITNSIIYPLTRSLYCRKIRQPIGGEFGFSGEMARFYVGQDVWNTDIARFGIDIWMTTEALAGRFKVCQAYLGAKIHDPKDPGADLRDMFVQVVGSLMSLTEKHSAQWRSAADSVDVPTFGFKYQVGVVPIKASVEGMLRHFRLGAENLGEIWAGFMEKDTVDALAAMARAEAASFRFPKEMWVRIVYDYILAYHERKLQPEQLLKTLIPLYYGRTASFFLETVDMNDEEAEAVVEEVSAEYERQKEYLVSNWREGVKT; encoded by the coding sequence ATGAAAACGCGGACCGAGACAGCCGAAGGGGAAATCCAGGCGAGCAATCTCCCAGACCGCGCCGACATAGTCGTGGGGATAGCGAGCTACAACAACTCGCGCACCATCGGCCACGTGGTGCGGGCCGTTGACGCGGGGCTCGCGAAATATTTTCCATCCGAAAGGGCGGTCATAATAAACTCGGACGGCGGCTCGAACGACAAAACGCCAGAGATCGTCATAAGCGCGAGCGTGGACCACAAGGCCGTGTTCCTTTCGCACAGGATACACCCGGTGAACAGGATAACGACCCCTTACCACGGCATACCGGGGAAGGGCAGCGCCTTCAGGACCATATTCAAGATGGCCTCGGCTCTCGGCGCGAAGGCCTGCTGCGTCGTTGACGCCGACCTCCGCTCGATAACGCCGGAGTGGATAGAGCTCCTCCTCTCCCCGGTATACAAGGAGGGCTTCGACTTCGTCGCCCCCCTGTACGCCAGGCACAAGTACGACGGCACCATCACGAACTCGATAATATACCCGCTCACGCGGTCGCTCTATTGCAGGAAGATACGCCAGCCCATCGGCGGGGAGTTCGGCTTCTCCGGCGAGATGGCGCGGTTCTACGTCGGCCAGGACGTCTGGAACACCGACATTGCACGTTTCGGCATAGACATATGGATGACGACCGAGGCCCTTGCGGGGCGCTTCAAGGTATGCCAGGCGTACCTGGGCGCGAAGATACACGACCCGAAGGACCCTGGCGCGGACCTCCGGGACATGTTCGTGCAGGTGGTCGGCTCTCTCATGTCGCTTACGGAGAAGCACAGCGCCCAGTGGCGCAGTGCCGCGGATTCGGTAGATGTCCCGACCTTCGGGTTCAAATACCAGGTCGGCGTGGTGCCCATAAAGGCGAGCGTGGAGGGGATGCTCCGGCATTTCAGGCTCGGGGCCGAGAACCTCGGAGAGATATGGGCCGGGTTCATGGAAAAGGATACGGTGGACGCGCTTGCCGCGATGGCCAGGGCCGAGGCGGCCTCGTTCCGCTTCCCGAAGGAGATGTGGGTCAGGATCGTCTACGACTACATACTGGCCTACCACGAGAGGAAGCTCCAGCCCGAGCAGCTTTTAAAAACGCTCATACCTCTCTACTACGGCAGGACCGCGTCCTTTTTCCTCGAAACCGTCGACATGAACGACGAGGAGGCCGAGGCCGTGGTCGAGGAGGTCTCAGCCGAGTACGAGCGGCAGAAAGAGTACCTGGTCAGTAACTGGCGAGAGGGGGTCAAAACATGA
- the rph gene encoding ribonuclease PH, producing the protein MDRADGRRPDELRKIAAERRYLKFAEGSVLFEMGDTKVICAATVEERVPPFLAGTGRGWLTAEYAMLPRSSKKRIQREAVSGKVGGRTHEIQRLIGRSLRAIADMQALGERTVYIDCDVIQADGGTRTASVTGAYIAVHDTLSELVKQGLLDSIPLRDSVAAVSVGIVGGVPVLDLNYEEDSKAEVDMNVIMTGDGRFIEVQGTAELSPFSSGEMAELISLASKGIKELTAFQNKAISKN; encoded by the coding sequence ATTGACAGGGCGGACGGGCGAAGGCCCGACGAACTCAGGAAGATAGCGGCAGAGCGCCGGTATCTCAAGTTCGCGGAGGGCTCGGTCCTCTTCGAGATGGGAGATACGAAGGTAATCTGCGCCGCGACCGTCGAGGAGAGGGTCCCGCCATTCCTCGCCGGCACTGGGAGGGGCTGGCTCACCGCCGAGTACGCGATGCTCCCGAGGTCTTCGAAGAAACGGATCCAGAGGGAGGCCGTCTCCGGGAAGGTCGGCGGCAGGACGCACGAGATACAGAGGCTTATCGGGAGGTCGCTCCGGGCAATCGCGGACATGCAGGCGCTCGGAGAGCGGACCGTCTACATAGACTGCGACGTAATACAGGCGGACGGCGGCACGAGGACCGCTTCCGTAACGGGCGCCTACATCGCCGTCCACGACACCCTGAGCGAGCTTGTCAAGCAGGGCCTCCTCGACTCCATACCGCTCAGGGACTCTGTCGCGGCAGTAAGCGTCGGGATAGTGGGCGGCGTGCCTGTCCTCGACCTCAACTACGAGGAGGACTCGAAGGCCGAAGTCGACATGAACGTCATAATGACCGGCGACGGCAGGTTCATCGAGGTCCAGGGCACGGCTGAGCTTTCGCCTTTCTCATCCGGCGAGATGGCTGAGCTCATCTCGCTCGCCTCAAAGGGCATTAAAGAACTCACCGCCTTCCAGAACAAGGCAATCTCTAAAAATTGA